From the genome of Thermoflexus hugenholtzii, one region includes:
- a CDS encoding S41 family peptidase — protein MSDLGKRLGNLLLFAVLATGLVGAAFLTGFGVAWGMTARVPHALPTTPTTAAPAAPPQDLQEAFGVFWEAWKLIQEEYYGEIPSPQTVAYGAIRGALQTLGDPYTSFIEPKIARILEEDASGQFEGIGAMVRMNRDNKLEIVRVFEGSPAQKAGLRAGDLVIEVNGQSIVGYSIYEAVTLIRGPAGTSVTLTIERPGQRDPIRVTVTRARITIPVVEARMLPEGIAYLRLFDFSAQATRQLRDQLRSLLAQNPRGLILDLRDNPGGFLDQAIQVADLFLDEGIVAYERTKDGEERVFRSKNGDPGEKIPMVVLVNAGSASASEIVAGALQDRGRALLIGERTFGKGSVQLSHTLSDGSELRVTIARWFTPKNRAIHGEGLNPDVEVKVEPGAEAGGADPQLQRAVEVLLQGR, from the coding sequence GTGAGCGATCTGGGCAAACGGCTGGGAAACCTCCTCCTCTTCGCCGTGCTGGCGACCGGCCTCGTCGGCGCCGCGTTCCTGACCGGGTTCGGCGTCGCCTGGGGGATGACCGCCCGCGTCCCCCACGCCCTCCCCACAACCCCAACGACCGCTGCGCCGGCCGCTCCTCCGCAGGACCTCCAGGAAGCCTTCGGCGTGTTCTGGGAGGCGTGGAAGCTGATCCAGGAGGAATACTACGGGGAGATCCCCTCCCCCCAGACCGTCGCCTACGGCGCCATCCGGGGGGCCCTGCAGACCCTGGGGGATCCCTACACGTCTTTCATCGAGCCGAAGATCGCCCGCATCCTGGAGGAGGACGCCTCCGGGCAGTTCGAGGGGATCGGGGCCATGGTGCGCATGAACCGGGACAACAAACTGGAGATCGTGCGCGTCTTCGAGGGCTCCCCGGCCCAGAAGGCGGGCCTCCGCGCGGGGGATCTGGTGATCGAGGTCAACGGGCAGTCCATCGTCGGCTACAGCATCTACGAGGCCGTCACCCTGATCCGGGGCCCGGCAGGCACCTCGGTGACCCTCACCATCGAACGGCCCGGCCAGCGCGATCCCATCCGGGTGACCGTGACCCGGGCCCGCATCACCATCCCGGTGGTGGAAGCCCGCATGCTGCCCGAGGGCATCGCTTACCTTCGCCTCTTCGACTTCAGCGCTCAGGCGACCCGACAGCTCCGGGATCAGCTCCGCTCCCTGCTGGCTCAGAACCCCCGCGGCCTGATCCTCGACCTGCGCGACAACCCCGGCGGGTTCCTGGACCAGGCGATCCAGGTGGCGGATCTCTTCCTGGATGAAGGGATCGTGGCCTACGAACGGACGAAGGACGGCGAGGAGCGGGTTTTCCGTTCGAAGAACGGCGATCCGGGCGAGAAGATCCCCATGGTCGTGCTGGTGAACGCCGGCAGCGCCAGCGCCTCGGAGATCGTCGCCGGCGCCCTGCAGGACCGCGGACGCGCCCTCCTGATCGGCGAGCGCACCTTCGGGAAGGGATCGGTCCAGCTCTCCCACACCCTATCCGACGGCTCGGAGCTCCGGGTGACCATCGCCCGCTGGTTCACCCCGAAGAACCGGGCGATCCACGGGGAAGGGTTGAACCCCGATGTGGAGGTAAAGGTGGAGCCCGGGGCGGAGGCCGGCGGGGCCGATCCCCAGCTGCAGCGCGCGGTGGAGGTCCTGCTTCAGGGGCGTTGA
- a CDS encoding peptidoglycan recognition family protein: MVGRSLPVYLYGIHDPGPWRERFRAAGVTGWVIFEETIGADPEDLSGRGSIYQEWADAGFGVIVVLNHGRYPNGTLPSSDRYEAFARRCARFVAASPGAHIWIIGNEPNHPQQQPGARLDPRGAVCEAAEWITPERYARCFQRCREQIRNQPGHEEDWVIPAAVAPFTAILRYPGNPTGDWIVYFHDLITALGEDLDGIALHIAGQSADPQALTGDLRCPPPYEARRWGFRAYQDFIEAIPPHLRHLPLFITEASMGDQGGRPIPWPDADTGWISEAYAEIHRWNADPAHPPIRCMALYRWQRVDPWFMEGKAGLLRDLDRALTARLRWDVGLQRYPRITLRMETPLRDRPEGEPIGRALPTGQAAFAVERTEDGRWVALLLPDQGRWGWAPREALTLQGDPQEIPVRRDGPVRLTLRRATALRLAPSPTAPALAELPAGSRGVAELTTSDRRWWRVRWEGGAGWVHALDVALEGDPGRVLTAPHPWTDADLQRLNLSLEWIEPLLPRRKPSPWPRRPLEGVRYLILHPLEIPGDLPPQTLADFLIERQGRPGFPYHFYLTADGRVFWTLPLEAMTDHAGGCGRISVGIAIAGWREGQPLAPVQLDRAARLCAWLGIRFRLGPAQIRTIDELFPSAGAVPLSGAAVREATQQILKETGLPIPGLPEPGWRDLPSRSPFPPRPLWGIRELVLHHTGTDPAVPAEQIVAFQVERLGLPGPTYHFLVAGDGTLYRIHPLTAAVSHAGADPTRSVSIGLIGDFRRQPPKEGQLTATAELIAFLLEHLGLGIEAVKGHEELDGTPCPGGWRTGIAWRGLLWAQIQAIRRRHGLAV, from the coding sequence ATGGTGGGGCGGAGCCTGCCAGTCTATCTTTACGGCATCCACGACCCGGGCCCATGGCGGGAGCGGTTCCGCGCCGCGGGCGTGACCGGCTGGGTGATCTTCGAGGAGACCATCGGGGCCGACCCCGAGGATCTTAGCGGCCGCGGATCCATCTATCAGGAATGGGCGGACGCGGGCTTCGGGGTGATCGTGGTCCTCAACCACGGCCGCTATCCGAACGGCACCCTCCCCTCCTCCGACCGCTACGAAGCCTTCGCCCGGCGCTGCGCCCGCTTCGTCGCCGCCTCGCCGGGGGCGCATATCTGGATCATCGGGAACGAGCCCAACCACCCCCAGCAACAGCCCGGCGCTCGCCTCGACCCCCGCGGCGCCGTCTGCGAGGCCGCGGAATGGATCACCCCGGAGCGCTACGCCCGTTGCTTCCAGCGCTGTCGGGAGCAAATCCGCAACCAGCCCGGGCACGAGGAGGACTGGGTGATCCCGGCCGCCGTGGCCCCCTTCACGGCCATCCTCCGTTACCCCGGCAACCCCACCGGGGACTGGATCGTCTACTTCCACGATTTGATCACCGCCCTGGGGGAGGACCTGGACGGGATCGCCCTTCACATCGCCGGCCAGAGCGCGGACCCTCAGGCCCTCACCGGGGACCTCCGCTGCCCGCCGCCCTATGAGGCCCGACGATGGGGCTTCCGCGCCTATCAGGACTTCATCGAGGCGATCCCGCCTCACCTGCGCCATCTCCCCCTTTTCATTACCGAGGCCTCTATGGGGGATCAGGGCGGCCGGCCCATCCCCTGGCCCGACGCCGACACCGGCTGGATCTCCGAAGCCTACGCGGAGATCCACCGCTGGAACGCGGATCCGGCCCATCCTCCGATCCGCTGCATGGCCCTCTACCGCTGGCAACGCGTGGATCCCTGGTTCATGGAGGGCAAGGCGGGATTGCTGCGCGATCTGGACCGCGCGCTCACGGCCCGCCTTCGATGGGATGTGGGGCTCCAGCGATACCCACGCATCACCCTCCGGATGGAGACGCCGCTTCGCGATCGGCCGGAAGGAGAACCCATCGGGCGGGCGCTCCCGACCGGGCAGGCCGCCTTCGCCGTCGAGCGGACGGAGGACGGCCGCTGGGTCGCCCTGCTCCTGCCGGATCAGGGGCGGTGGGGCTGGGCGCCCCGGGAAGCCCTCACGCTCCAGGGCGATCCCCAGGAGATCCCGGTGCGGCGCGACGGCCCGGTCCGGCTGACCCTGCGCCGGGCCACGGCGCTCCGCCTCGCGCCCTCCCCCACCGCCCCCGCCCTCGCCGAGCTCCCGGCGGGGAGCCGGGGCGTCGCCGAGCTGACAACCTCCGACCGCCGATGGTGGAGAGTCCGATGGGAGGGAGGCGCCGGCTGGGTGCACGCCCTGGACGTCGCCCTGGAAGGGGATCCCGGCCGCGTCCTGACAGCCCCCCACCCCTGGACCGATGCGGACCTCCAGCGCCTGAACCTCTCCCTGGAGTGGATCGAACCCCTGCTGCCCCGCCGGAAGCCTTCCCCATGGCCCCGCCGCCCCCTGGAGGGGGTCCGGTATCTGATCCTGCATCCTCTGGAGATCCCCGGGGATCTGCCCCCGCAGACCCTGGCGGACTTCCTGATCGAGCGTCAGGGACGCCCGGGCTTTCCCTATCATTTTTACCTCACGGCGGACGGAAGGGTTTTCTGGACCCTCCCGCTGGAGGCGATGACGGATCACGCCGGCGGCTGCGGACGCATCAGCGTGGGCATCGCCATCGCCGGATGGCGGGAGGGCCAGCCGCTCGCCCCCGTGCAGCTGGACCGGGCCGCCCGGCTGTGCGCGTGGCTGGGGATCCGCTTCCGGCTGGGACCTGCTCAGATCCGGACGATCGATGAGCTCTTCCCCTCCGCCGGCGCTGTCCCCCTTTCCGGCGCGGCCGTTCGGGAGGCAACGCAGCAGATCCTGAAAGAAACCGGGTTGCCGATCCCCGGGCTGCCGGAGCCCGGCTGGCGCGACCTCCCCTCCCGCTCTCCCTTCCCGCCCCGCCCGCTCTGGGGGATCCGGGAGCTGGTCCTCCATCACACCGGGACCGATCCGGCCGTCCCGGCGGAGCAGATCGTTGCGTTCCAGGTGGAGCGGCTCGGGCTGCCCGGGCCGACGTATCATTTCCTGGTGGCCGGAGATGGAACCCTTTACCGGATCCATCCCCTGACGGCAGCGGTTTCCCATGCAGGGGCCGATCCGACGCGCTCCGTGAGCATCGGGCTGATTGGGGACTTCCGGAGGCAACCCCCGAAGGAGGGTCAGCTCACCGCCACGGCGGAGCTGATCGCCTTCCTCCTGGAGCACCTCGGGCTGGGGATCGAGGCGGTGAAGGGCCACGAGGAGCTGGACGGGACTCCGTGCCCGGGTGGATGGCGGACGGGGATCGCGTGGCGGGGGCTGCTGTGGGCGCAGATTCAGGCGATCCGGCGGCGGCACGGCCTGGCTGTCTGA
- a CDS encoding 1-aminocyclopropane-1-carboxylate deaminase/D-cysteine desulfhydrase, whose protein sequence is MDAEELARRLEAIPRVPLFAAPTPLEPLPRLSAALGRPVYLKREDAIGPALGGNKARPLEYLLADALRRGHRRVVTYGGLQSNHARITAAAARRLGLEPHLFYFAPRPSRWSGNLLLNELLGAHMHFFPFGQGGGPRSIAWTDFLVRILARVWVGRHYFIPVGGRSVLGGLGYVRAALELHRQAQEQGLGPAWVVTAVGTWGTLAGLWAGLTMLRSPLRPLGIDIGGLWKDLPAAIARLAGRICARLGEPHRFPTSEAPLIERTYAGSGYGLPSPEGNRALRELAGLEGILLDPVYTAKAFAGMLDLLRKGALGEREPIIFLHTGGIPALFAFEAGDLAA, encoded by the coding sequence ATGGATGCGGAGGAGCTGGCGCGTCGTCTGGAGGCGATCCCTCGAGTGCCGCTCTTCGCCGCGCCCACCCCGCTGGAGCCTCTCCCTCGCCTGAGCGCGGCGCTGGGCCGGCCGGTTTACCTCAAACGGGAGGACGCCATCGGGCCGGCGCTGGGGGGCAACAAGGCCCGTCCCCTGGAGTATCTGCTGGCCGACGCCCTCCGCCGGGGCCATCGCCGCGTGGTCACCTACGGCGGCCTGCAGTCCAACCACGCCCGGATCACGGCTGCCGCCGCCCGGCGCCTGGGGCTGGAGCCCCATCTCTTTTACTTCGCTCCCCGTCCTTCGCGCTGGAGCGGCAACCTGCTGTTGAACGAGTTGCTCGGCGCCCATATGCACTTCTTCCCTTTCGGCCAGGGGGGAGGCCCCCGTTCCATCGCGTGGACGGACTTTCTGGTTCGGATCCTGGCCCGGGTGTGGGTGGGTCGTCACTACTTCATCCCCGTGGGTGGACGCTCGGTCCTGGGCGGGCTGGGCTACGTGCGGGCCGCTCTGGAGCTCCACCGGCAGGCCCAGGAGCAGGGGTTGGGACCCGCGTGGGTGGTGACGGCTGTGGGAACCTGGGGGACGCTGGCCGGATTGTGGGCGGGGTTGACCATGCTTCGCTCTCCGCTGCGCCCCCTGGGCATCGACATCGGGGGGTTGTGGAAGGACCTCCCGGCCGCCATCGCCCGCCTCGCCGGGCGGATCTGCGCCCGCCTGGGCGAGCCCCACCGGTTCCCGACGAGCGAGGCGCCTCTGATTGAGCGGACCTACGCGGGATCGGGTTACGGCCTGCCCTCCCCGGAGGGAAACCGGGCGTTGCGGGAGCTGGCGGGTCTGGAGGGGATCCTGCTGGATCCGGTTTACACGGCGAAGGCCTTCGCCGGGATGCTGGATTTGCTCCGAAAGGGAGCCCTGGGGGAGCGCGAGCCGATCATCTTTCTGCACACAGGTGGGATCCCCGCGCTGTTCGCTTTCGAGGCCGGCGACCTCGCCGCGTGA
- a CDS encoding FAD-dependent oxidoreductase, with amino-acid sequence MGMLRWEAEVVVVGTGPGGATVARELARAGRRVLLLERGGPERGRPLYGTHLGALRYTERGGLFFTPEGIQVVAPRMVGGATGMFAGCAAPPPDWLRTKYGIDLRQEVAETIEELGIAPLPPEHRGAASTRLAEAARALGYAVYPQPKFIRPERAPRFRCGAHCLLGCRCGAKWSAAEFVEEAVRAGALLLPYAFVERVLLEGGRAVGVAGRIRGQPFIAQADQVVLAAGGLGTPRILQASGFRGIGEGLAMDLTVIVYGRSRTDGNASDPPMTWSWEDPGLEVMFSTLMDPWLLYPLVAGMSGLRHVATWPRWRQMLGVMIKLRDALSGRLHPDGSLSKPLTPTDRDRLQEAVGIARRILAEAGADPASIFVSPMRGTHPSATVRIGEWVDADLRTEVRGLYVCDASVFPEALGRPTVLTLIALGKRLARSLVEA; translated from the coding sequence ATGGGGATGCTTCGGTGGGAGGCGGAGGTGGTGGTGGTGGGCACGGGGCCGGGCGGGGCGACGGTGGCCCGGGAGCTGGCCCGAGCGGGCCGGCGGGTGCTGTTGCTGGAGCGCGGCGGCCCGGAGCGGGGTCGCCCGCTGTATGGCACGCATCTGGGCGCCCTCCGCTACACCGAGCGGGGCGGCCTCTTCTTCACCCCGGAGGGGATCCAGGTGGTGGCCCCCCGTATGGTAGGCGGGGCCACCGGCATGTTCGCCGGCTGCGCCGCGCCGCCGCCGGATTGGCTGCGGACGAAATATGGGATCGATCTCCGGCAGGAGGTTGCGGAGACCATCGAGGAGCTGGGGATCGCCCCGCTGCCCCCGGAGCACCGCGGCGCGGCCTCGACCCGCCTGGCGGAGGCGGCCCGCGCCCTCGGCTACGCCGTCTACCCTCAGCCCAAATTCATCCGCCCCGAGCGCGCCCCGCGCTTCCGGTGCGGCGCCCACTGCCTCCTCGGATGCCGCTGCGGGGCGAAATGGAGCGCCGCGGAGTTCGTGGAGGAGGCGGTTCGGGCAGGCGCGCTCCTCCTCCCCTACGCGTTCGTGGAGCGCGTCCTCCTCGAGGGAGGCCGCGCGGTGGGGGTGGCGGGTCGCATCCGGGGGCAGCCCTTCATCGCGCAGGCGGATCAGGTGGTGCTGGCCGCCGGGGGCCTGGGCACCCCCCGCATCCTGCAGGCCTCCGGTTTCCGTGGGATCGGGGAGGGGCTGGCGATGGATCTCACCGTGATCGTCTACGGCCGATCCCGGACGGATGGGAACGCTTCGGATCCCCCGATGACCTGGTCCTGGGAGGATCCGGGGCTGGAGGTCATGTTCAGCACGCTGATGGATCCCTGGCTGCTGTATCCGCTGGTGGCGGGGATGAGCGGCCTGCGCCATGTGGCGACCTGGCCGCGCTGGCGGCAGATGCTCGGGGTGATGATCAAGCTCCGGGATGCGCTCTCCGGCCGCCTCCACCCGGATGGATCCCTCTCGAAGCCGCTGACCCCGACGGATCGGGACCGGTTGCAGGAAGCCGTGGGCATCGCCCGACGCATCCTGGCCGAGGCCGGCGCGGATCCCGCCTCGATCTTCGTCTCCCCGATGCGGGGGACCCATCCGAGCGCCACCGTGCGCATCGGGGAGTGGGTGGACGCGGACCTGCGGACGGAAGTGCGGGGGCTTTACGTCTGCGACGCCAGCGTGTTCCCGGAGGCGCTGGGACGGCCGACGGTGCTCACCCTCATCGCCCTGGGCAAGCGCCTGGCCCGGTCCCTGGTTGAAGCGTAG
- a CDS encoding DMT family transporter, which produces MAWEGILAALASAIMLGGAPILAKLAYREGADPAMVVILRSGIAALALWALYLIHPRWRRYLYIYPVGLLGCLAVGFTNALGSIFYYMGLYRLDAAVAHLIYSMYPVLVAVITHLNGEPVPGWTRLRILMAGLGVGLLLGRFQGMPDLLGVILVLLSSGLYALHVVLSQRVLYEMPAQTLTLYALTATAAFTPVAGWVMGNAHASVPTAALGPIAAMAGVLMLSRLTMFLGVKRLGGVQTALLTVLEILVTVGLAVGFLGEHLTPVQWLGALLMIASVMLIARESPRAPIPRWRMPLLPPAD; this is translated from the coding sequence ATGGCGTGGGAAGGGATCCTGGCGGCGCTGGCCTCGGCGATTATGCTGGGCGGGGCGCCGATCCTGGCCAAGCTGGCCTATCGGGAGGGCGCGGATCCGGCGATGGTGGTCATCCTGCGCAGCGGGATCGCCGCCCTGGCCCTGTGGGCCCTCTATCTGATCCATCCCCGCTGGCGCCGCTATCTTTACATCTATCCGGTGGGCCTGCTCGGATGCCTCGCCGTGGGCTTCACCAATGCCCTGGGCTCGATCTTCTACTATATGGGCCTCTACCGGCTGGACGCCGCGGTCGCCCATCTGATCTACTCCATGTATCCCGTCCTGGTCGCGGTGATCACCCACCTGAACGGGGAGCCTGTTCCGGGATGGACCCGTCTGCGGATCTTGATGGCCGGGCTGGGGGTGGGGCTGCTGCTGGGCCGCTTCCAGGGGATGCCGGATCTCCTAGGGGTGATCCTGGTGCTGCTTTCCAGCGGGCTCTACGCCCTCCACGTGGTGCTCAGCCAGCGGGTGCTCTACGAGATGCCGGCCCAGACCCTCACCCTCTACGCCCTGACGGCCACGGCCGCCTTCACTCCGGTCGCCGGCTGGGTGATGGGCAACGCCCACGCCTCCGTCCCGACGGCCGCCCTGGGCCCCATCGCCGCCATGGCGGGGGTGCTGATGCTCTCGCGGCTGACGATGTTCCTCGGCGTCAAGCGCCTGGGAGGGGTCCAGACCGCCCTGCTCACGGTGCTGGAGATCCTGGTCACCGTGGGGCTGGCCGTTGGGTTCCTGGGGGAACACCTGACGCCGGTTCAGTGGCTCGGCGCATTGCTGATGATCGCCAGCGTGATGCTGATCGCCCGGGAGAGCCCCCGCGCCCCGATCCCGCGCTGGCGGATGCCCTTGCTGCCTCCCGCGGATTGA
- a CDS encoding sorbosone dehydrogenase family protein, translating into MFSLSSVPTALAFAPDGRMFIAEKGGFGGNQEAHVWTFDGASLQRWLTLTVSTEGERGLVGLALDPHFERNGFVYLVYTSARPQPEWRLVRYRDESGRGVDPTVLMRVAFDPSCPFHFSGHVEFGPDGRLYVTIGDLCLGNPAQYLEHPAGKMHRLNPDGTIPRDNPFYDGDGPNLDSVFALGFRNTFAFTFDPFSGQILGAENGPQCNDERNLSILLPLPR; encoded by the coding sequence ATGTTCTCCCTCTCCTCTGTGCCAACCGCGCTGGCCTTCGCGCCGGATGGTCGGATGTTCATCGCTGAGAAAGGCGGGTTCGGTGGGAACCAGGAAGCGCATGTGTGGACCTTTGATGGCGCATCCCTCCAGCGCTGGCTGACCCTGACAGTGAGCACGGAGGGGGAGCGTGGCTTGGTGGGACTGGCCCTGGATCCCCATTTTGAGCGGAATGGGTTCGTGTATCTGGTTTACACATCCGCTCGGCCCCAGCCGGAGTGGCGTCTGGTCCGGTATCGGGACGAATCGGGCCGTGGCGTGGATCCAACGGTTTTGATGCGCGTGGCTTTTGACCCCTCGTGCCCCTTTCACTTCTCGGGCCACGTGGAATTCGGGCCGGATGGGCGTCTTTACGTGACGATCGGGGATCTCTGCCTGGGGAACCCTGCCCAGTATCTCGAACATCCGGCCGGCAAGATGCATCGCCTGAATCCGGACGGAACGATCCCTCGCGACAACCCGTTTTACGATGGTGATGGTCCGAACTTGGACAGCGTGTTCGCGTTGGGGTTCCGGAACACCTTTGCCTTCACCTTCGATCCGTTCTCCGGGCAGATCTTGGGAGCAGAGAACGGGCCCCAGTGCAACGATGAGCGGAATCTATCGATCCTTCTCCCGCTCCCCCGTTAG
- a CDS encoding DNA replication/repair protein RecF has translation MWLRSLSLTQFRNYARLEWRLEPRVIMVYGGNAQGKTNLLEAIAYAATGHSFRTGSDRELIHWAAWRDPMPFARVIAEFVRQDGPVRLEIALVAEGGTPSPEIASLRKQVRINGVPHRALDLFGQAAVVVFTPQDVEVVGGPPAERRRLMDLLIAQTSPAFARTLAAYQRALAQRNALLRRLQEEGGDPGQLDLWDESVARYGAPLMGQRARALHAIAGYAEEIHRTLSGGEPLMLRYIPGLDPAQVEGQMALDALLWGQGLAEAELAEIFRKALLRERAADIRRGSTRVGPHRDDLRFIVDGVDIGLYGSRGQQRTAILAFKLAAARWLASVFRESPLLLLDEVMAELDEERRRYLLRVLEDAEQAILTTTDPMLFAPDFRERVRRFHVQAGFLREDPDPPGIG, from the coding sequence ATGTGGCTCCGCTCTCTCAGCCTGACCCAGTTCCGAAACTACGCGCGGCTCGAGTGGCGTCTCGAGCCGCGGGTGATCATGGTCTACGGGGGGAACGCCCAGGGGAAGACCAACCTACTCGAGGCCATCGCTTACGCCGCCACCGGCCACTCCTTCCGCACCGGGAGCGACCGGGAGCTGATCCACTGGGCCGCCTGGCGGGATCCCATGCCCTTCGCCCGGGTGATCGCCGAGTTCGTGCGCCAGGATGGCCCGGTGCGCCTGGAGATCGCCCTGGTCGCCGAAGGGGGAACCCCCTCCCCGGAGATCGCCTCCCTCCGCAAACAGGTGCGGATCAACGGCGTCCCCCATCGGGCCCTGGACCTCTTCGGACAGGCCGCCGTGGTGGTGTTCACCCCCCAGGATGTGGAGGTGGTGGGCGGACCCCCCGCCGAACGACGGCGGCTGATGGATCTGCTCATCGCCCAGACCTCCCCCGCCTTCGCCCGAACCCTGGCCGCCTATCAGCGGGCCCTCGCCCAGCGCAACGCCCTGCTCCGCCGCCTTCAGGAAGAGGGCGGGGATCCCGGCCAGCTGGACCTGTGGGACGAATCGGTGGCCCGCTATGGAGCGCCGCTGATGGGCCAGCGGGCCCGCGCCCTGCACGCCATCGCCGGCTACGCCGAGGAGATCCATCGGACTCTCAGCGGCGGGGAGCCCCTGATGCTGCGCTACATCCCCGGCCTGGACCCCGCCCAGGTCGAGGGGCAGATGGCCCTGGACGCCCTCCTGTGGGGTCAGGGATTGGCCGAGGCCGAGCTGGCCGAGATCTTCCGGAAGGCGCTGCTCCGGGAACGGGCCGCGGATATCCGGCGGGGGAGCACCCGGGTCGGCCCCCACCGGGACGACCTGCGCTTCATCGTGGACGGCGTGGACATCGGCCTTTACGGCTCCCGGGGACAGCAGCGGACCGCCATCCTGGCCTTCAAGCTCGCCGCGGCCCGCTGGCTGGCCTCCGTGTTCCGGGAAAGCCCGCTCCTGCTGCTGGATGAGGTCATGGCGGAGCTCGACGAGGAACGCCGTCGCTACCTGCTCCGGGTCCTGGAGGATGCGGAACAGGCCATCCTCACCACCACCGATCCCATGCTCTTCGCGCCCGATTTCCGGGAGCGGGTCCGGCGCTTCCACGTGCAGGCCGGCTTCCTCCGGGAAGATCCGGATCCGCCCGGCATCGGGTAA
- a CDS encoding FAD-binding oxidoreductase codes for MGVADVVICGAGIAGISAAYHLSLRKPSLRILLVDSGPPLGLTSDKSTEAYRNWWPGPDGAMVRLMNRSIDLLEELARATGNAFRLNRRGYLYVTTDPCRAEGLLRAAEQTAREGAGPVRRHTGSPGDPPYLPSPPEGFEGLPDGVDAFLDPGLIRRRFPYLTERAVAVFHVRRCGWLSAHRLGMLLLEQARARGVAFRSARLVGVEVRGGRVQAVRLSVPGGEETVATGCLVNAAGPFLREVARMMDVELPVFCELHRKVMFPDVERVIPRDAPLIIGMDPLPLSWSEEERDLLEEMGRSELLGVLPGGAHLRPEGGPESPYVLMLWPYAARPVEPVFPLPEDPLFPEVVLRGLAELIPGLRIYISRMPRPAVDGGYYVRTPENRPLIGPLPVAGAYVIGALSGFGIMAAMGAGELLAAHILGEPLPDYAPAFTLDRYERPDYRARLHAWGETWQL; via the coding sequence ATGGGGGTAGCCGATGTGGTGATCTGCGGGGCGGGGATCGCGGGGATCTCCGCCGCTTATCATCTGAGCCTTCGGAAGCCTTCCCTCCGGATCCTCCTGGTGGATTCAGGCCCCCCGCTGGGCCTCACCAGCGACAAGTCCACCGAGGCCTACCGCAACTGGTGGCCGGGGCCCGACGGGGCGATGGTCCGCCTGATGAACCGGAGCATTGATCTCCTGGAGGAGCTGGCCCGGGCGACGGGGAATGCCTTCCGCCTGAACCGGCGGGGCTACCTTTACGTGACCACGGATCCCTGCCGGGCGGAGGGGTTGCTGCGGGCGGCGGAGCAGACCGCCCGGGAAGGGGCGGGGCCGGTCCGTCGCCACACGGGCTCCCCGGGGGATCCACCGTATCTCCCCTCGCCCCCTGAAGGGTTCGAGGGCCTCCCGGATGGTGTGGACGCGTTTCTGGATCCTGGCCTCATCCGCCGTCGTTTTCCGTATCTCACCGAGCGGGCGGTGGCCGTGTTCCACGTCCGCCGGTGCGGCTGGTTAAGCGCCCACCGTCTGGGGATGTTGCTTTTGGAACAGGCCCGGGCGCGGGGCGTCGCCTTCCGATCCGCCCGTCTGGTCGGCGTGGAAGTTCGGGGCGGACGGGTGCAGGCGGTCCGCCTGAGCGTCCCGGGGGGTGAGGAGACGGTGGCCACAGGATGCTTGGTCAACGCGGCCGGCCCCTTCCTCCGGGAAGTGGCCCGGATGATGGACGTGGAGCTCCCTGTGTTCTGCGAGCTGCATCGGAAGGTGATGTTCCCGGATGTGGAGCGGGTGATCCCCCGGGACGCGCCGTTGATCATCGGGATGGATCCCCTTCCGCTGTCGTGGTCGGAGGAGGAGCGGGATCTGCTGGAGGAGATGGGGCGTTCGGAGCTGCTCGGGGTGTTGCCCGGGGGGGCCCATCTGCGCCCGGAGGGCGGCCCGGAGAGCCCCTACGTCCTGATGCTCTGGCCTTATGCGGCCCGGCCGGTCGAGCCGGTTTTCCCGCTTCCGGAAGATCCGCTGTTTCCCGAGGTGGTGCTGCGCGGGCTAGCGGAGCTGATCCCCGGGCTGCGGATCTATATCTCGCGCATGCCCCGCCCGGCCGTGGACGGCGGATACTATGTGCGGACGCCGGAGAACCGCCCGCTGATCGGCCCGCTGCCGGTGGCGGGGGCGTATGTCATCGGGGCCCTCTCCGGCTTCGGCATCATGGCCGCGATGGGGGCGGGGGAGCTGCTCGCCGCCCACATCCTGGGGGAGCCGCTCCCGGACTACGCGCCCGCCTTCACCCTTGATCGCTACGAGCGACCGGATTACCGGGCCCGCCTGCACGCATGGGGGGAAACATGGCAACTTTAG